One stretch of Podospora pseudoanserina strain CBS 124.78 chromosome 4, whole genome shotgun sequence DNA includes these proteins:
- the PCL1 gene encoding PHO85 cyclin-1 (EggNog:ENOG503NYEI; COG:D) has product MESIPSTYLGTAELNAAALETFIYKRVDKEMIRYLASAASGVITCDPTMMVPPVQETRTRYPSPPRTPPPRAVRSEDSTLPTLEEFITQLVITSNVQVPTLMSTLVYLNRLRSRLQPMAKGLRCTTHRIFLAALILAAKYLNDSSPKNKHWASYSYITTQVYNFGFSRTEVNLMEKQLLFLLDWDLRITEEDLYRELDHFLAPIKYDIEARHAREVRHAAKREMERQRRMEIEEEEEEWIRVARETSIAVSAEQVYAATPSSSRGSSRSRGYSREPSPPGLYSSGSSYAGSVSSSRATTPEGDDDEEEHDLGVPRGGEPYIYSGQQDGLYGSEVEVLPCVPEKDAMYTVHSHQQYTRKVAAKKLLPYEVPSSGHHVVGEGRVKKGGMKQMFGRMFNGVSVR; this is encoded by the coding sequence ATGGAGTCGATACCATCAACCTACCTCGGCACTGCTGAGCTCAACGCTGCCGCCCTCGAGACCTTTATCTACAAGAGAGTCGACAAGGAAATGATCAGGTACCTCGCCAGCGCCGCTTCCGGCGTCATCACGTGCGACCCAACCATGATGGTACCACCCGTCCAAGAAACCAGAACCAGatacccctccccacccaggacaccaccgccaagaGCGGTCCGCAGCGAAGACAGCACCTTGCCCACCCTGGAGGAGTTCATCACCCAGCTCGTCATCACCTCCAACGTCCAGGTGCCGACCCTCATGTCCACCCTCGTCTACCTCAACCGGCTCCGGTCCCGGCTCCAACCCATGGCCAAGGGACTCCGCTGCACCACTCACCGCATCTTCCTTGCTGCTCTCATCCTCGCGGCCAAGTACCTCAACGACAGCTCCCCCAAGAACAAGCACTGGGCTAGCTACAgctacatcaccacccaggTGTACAACTTTGGCTTTTCGAGAACCGAGGTCAACCTGATGGAGAAGCAGCTCTTGTTTTTGCTCGATTGGGATTTGAGGATCACCGAGGAGGATTTATACAGGGAATTAGACCACTTCCTTGCGCCGATCAAGTATGACATTGAGGCCCGCCACGCGAGGGAGGTGCGCCACGCtgcgaagagggagatggagaggcagaggaggatggagattgaggaagaggaagaggagtggATCCGGGTTGCGAGGGAGACGTCGATTGCCGTTTCTGCCGAGCAGGTTTATGCTGCTACTCCTTCTTCGAGCAGGGGGAgttcgaggtcgagggggtATTCGAGGGAGCCGTCGCCTCCGGGGTTGTACTCGTCAGGCTCGTCGTATGCCGGTAGTGTGAGCTCTTCGAGGGCGACTACGcccgagggtgatgatgatgaggaggagcatgaTTTGGGTGTGccgaggggaggggagccgTATATTTACTCGGGACAGCAGGATGGGTTGTATGGttccgaggtggaggttttGCCTTGCGTGCCGGAGAAGGATGCGATGTATACTGTCCACTCGCACCAGCAGTATACACGCAAGGTCGCTGCCAAGAAGCTGTTGCCGTATGAGGTTCCGAGCTCGGGTCATCatgtggttggggaggggagggtgaagaagggggggatgaaGCAGATGTTTGGGAGGATGTTTAATGGGGTTAGTGTGCGATGA
- a CDS encoding hypothetical protein (COG:I; EggNog:ENOG503P2JM): MTDFGPIHVVEPRVPHTHTIILLHGRGSTGEEFVEELFQSKLSTGKTLQEHLGSWRWVFPSSAELWSTAFEEDMPAWFEAHSLTDPTARQDLQMAGIRDSVRYLTRLLGQEVDRLGGGSGKVVLGGISQGGAIGLWSLLCAGADGAAGRLGAFVGASTWLPFADELERHLGREAQAQQDTTRAADTGEVDSDAFVEEMAGATRGTLREPNASQHSLLSVPVFLGHGTDDAYVDVSLGRRAAVVLGKIGLRVKWREYSGAEQEGHWLKEPEELDDIIRFLESISAV, from the coding sequence ATGACCGACTTTGGACCCATCCATGTCGTAGAGCCTCGCGTTCCGCACACCCACACCATCATTCTCCTTCACGGCCGTGGTAGTACTGGCGAAGAATTCGTCGAGGAGCTCTTTCAGTCCAAGCTCTCTACCGGCAAGACACTGCAAGAACACCTCGGATCCTGGCGCTGGGTCTTCCCGTCGTCGGCTGAGTTGTGGAGCACGGCGTTTGAGGAAGACATGCCGGCGTGGTTTGAGGCGCACTCCCTGACGGACCCCACGGCGAGACAAGACTTGCAGATGGCTGGGATCAGGGACTCGGTGCGCTACCTGACCCGACTGCTTGGTCAAGAGGTTGACAGGCTGGGCGGTGGCTCTGGCAAGGTGGTGCTGGGCGGAATCAGCCAGGGAGGTGCTATCGGGCTGTGGTCTTTGCTCTGTGCGGGTGCCGACGGCGCAGCCGGACGTCTGGGGGCATTTGTCGGGGCGAGCACTTGGCTCCCGTTCGCTGACGAGCTTGAGCGGCACCTTGGCCGGGAGGCTCAGGCGCAGCAAGACACCACCCGGGCTGCTGACACCGGAGAGGTTGACTCTGATGCttttgtggaggagatggctggCGCGACACGGGGGACGCTACGGGAGCCGAATGCTTCCCAGCATAGCTTGTTGTCAGTTCCAGTGTTCCTGGGCCATGGGACGGACGATGCTTATGTGGATGTTAGTTTGGGGCGGCGGGCAGCTGTTGTTCTGGGCAAAATTGGCCTAAGGGTTAAATGGCGCGAGTATTCAGGGGCAGAGCAGGAAGGACACTGGCTTAAGGAACCAGAGGAGCTGGACGATATCATACGGTTTCTGGAGTCCATATCAGCCGTCTAG
- a CDS encoding hypothetical protein (EggNog:ENOG503NZZG; COG:S) produces the protein METLESLGLAANILQFCQAVGSFINQAHEIYRSGPAALGKVNDLRGISKDLHKMLSEMPENRGKRESIMIAFRARWNRSKLEDLEKQIESFRQQLVLDDLVTIRCVPTLSLSVRSLWE, from the coding sequence ATGGAGACCCTCGAGAGCCTCGGCCTCGCAGCCAATATCCTTCAGTTCTGCCAAGCGGTAGGATCATTCATTAACCAGGCCCATGAGATTTACCGTTCAGGCCCGGCCGCACTGGGCAAGGTCAACGATCTTCGCGGTATCTCCAAGGATCTCCATAAGATGCTGTCGGAAATGCCAGAGAATCGGGGGAAAAGAGAGTCCATCATGATCGCATTTAGGGCGCGGTGGAATCGCTCCAAACTTGAGGACTTGGAGAAACAAATCGAAAGTTTTCGTCAGCagcttgttcttgatgatcttgtAACCATCAGGTGTGTACCTACTTTGTCTCTCAGTGTCAGGTCCCTTTGGGAATGA